The proteins below come from a single Desulfovibrio inopinatus DSM 10711 genomic window:
- a CDS encoding transposase, with product MKSAAHRRHDISDRVWELLEPHLPGRKGTWGGVAHDNRLFINAVFWILRTGAPWRDLPPDYGDWKNTHRRFCRWRDKGIWE from the coding sequence ATGAAGAGTGCAGCACATAGACGACATGATATTTCTGACCGGGTATGGGAGTTGCTCGAACCTCATTTACCAGGAAGAAAAGGAACGTGGGGAGGTGTCGCCCATGACAATCGGCTTTTCATTAATGCCGTTTTCTGGATACTCCGAACTGGGGCTCCATGGAGAGATCTTCCACCCGATTACGGCGATTGGAAAAATACACATCGTCGATTTTGTCGTTGGCGTGACAAGGGAATCTGGGAAT